GGCCGATTAGAATcgactagcgattaatggacTGATTAACAAAAAAATAACCAGTAGAgggccgactagcgattaatcacGATTTTTACAACCCTGATTATAACTTGTAATATGTTCAcaccaaaaataaataaaaatattatcaTTTGTATAAAAAAGAAGACACGCTTTCTTTTGGCCCATAACGCAGGAAGAAAACAAAGTCATTAATATATTAGATTACACTACACATATAGTAGAGATTAGAAAATGAAATTTATCTTAAAAATGCCATTATAATATAAAACAACACATGTATTCTTTAATATGTTTCATACATATATGTAAGCATTAGCCTATAAATATTTATGTCATCTCAATATATGTAGAAttggttttataaatatttattagtATTAGGATGCATAAGATGCCTTTAGAATAATCTTTATTTCTTTAATTATTAGTCACTACAACTTAAAAGTTATTTACATAATTATCTTTTGCTTTTCTCATAAGAGAGGCATAATATGATTAACTAGGGGCTGAAGCAACGGTGTAAGGTGTTCGTTGATTAGGCCGGAGGGTGTGGGGGCGCCACCCCCGCCAACTCATCAACTATAACGTCCCGGGGCGCTATACCTCCACACCCTCAGATTTAAAGGGGGACGTTATATGAGGGGTTCCATCATGGTAACGAGGGAGAAGAGCTTTATCAGGGGGGCCCCACTTGATTTAAACCAATGAAAtctttttttttcgttttttaattttgtttaataggggatTCATCCACACCATGCAAATTAAAGAGGGCTCCATGGCTGAGGTGGATCCTAGGTGACGCTGACGTGGCCTGATAAAGCCTCTAGggggctccaaccacaccctccagccttatcTATTCACCGAAATTCatgatgtatttttttttataaaatctaaACTTTAAAAATATCATAAACTTAACCCTTAGCTTAGAAAATATCATAAACACCCTTAGCTATACTGAGAAGAGAACTAATGATGTTACGAATAAGAAGTTATCGTCCCACTACATGATATGTTTTTATCTAATCAAGATTTTACAATTCATAAATAACTAAATTAAATCATTAAAATAACCCACCAACTAAATAATAAGATAAGAAATAATCAAAACGAAATGCTTATTTCATAACtttatttttgagtaaattacaaaaatcgttctttatttatgttatttatttcaaactgtgtcttttgtttttaaaaattaCAGAAAATGTACTCGATTTTTGCAAACCTttacaagttatgtcctttagccctaactcatttcattttttgtggttaaatctgaacaaatggaccccatatgagggtattttggtcattttactctcatgtggggtcaatttgatcagatttaaccacaaaaatacccttatgtgCAGGAGCGAAGTATAGAAAGGGCAGGGAGGGGCGTCCGACCCcccaaacttttcgctcagtagtgttatatatgtaatttttgtatagaaacttttgggtatacacgttttcgaccccccggttctatagaaatttttgggtatatacgttttcaacccccTATCATTCGGGTCAAGGTTCGCCACTGCttatgtggggtccatttggtcagatttaaccacaaaaattaattgagttggggctaaaggacataacttgcaagggtctgcaaacatcgagtacgttttctgtaattattaaagacaaaggacacagtttgtaataagtaacatacataaaatacataaaagacgatttttgtaatttactccttTATTTTTAGAAACTATGATATAAatgatatttttttttgaaagaattGTTGTATAAGCTTTTCCAAATAACTGAATAAGGTCACAAACTAAAAAAGAAGCTCCCTTATCATTTGTTGTTATCACACAAGTTGGCCAATAGTGGGACTCGTACCAAGAACACATAGAAATTAACATTTAGTACAACTGTCACGACAATTTATTGATCCTAAGTCACACTAAAGAAGATGGCTAAATTATACAATATCTCacacaaaatttaataaaaaaatctccACAAAATAATCCAGTcaatatttttcttttcaaaaaaataaaacagatgAAGAAAGGGTAATACAGTAATTTTAAAATGTTAATGTGCCATAGCAGCAGGAGGAGCAAAGTTAATACTTCTTTGATTAGGCATAGCAAGCATAGCAGTATGATCCATAAAATCATTCAAAGCCACAACATATTCCAATATTACCCTCAGATCATCAGCACATGAAAACCCAATATTGCCCTTATGTCTCACAGCATACACATAAAACGTTATGCACCCTTTTCTGAACTTGAACCGGGCCATTTCGCAACCGGTTAACCCTCTGATCAACTTCCGGTTCACTTCCCCTAAGGGTATCTCCGGCGGAAACAACCGGTCCACCGCCACCTTCATGGTTTGTGACTCGAACACGAATATGACCACTTTGGATTTTTTGGTTCCTAGGCCGAGAGTGAGTGTGTGCCATGCATGGTGGGCTAAGATGGTGAAGTTTGTGGGGAGGAATGCGGTGGTGGAGGGGAAGGTGTTTGGTGGTTTGTGGTGGGTGGTGGGGAGAGATAGGAGGCGGAGGATTTCGATGGGCCGTGCACGGCGGATGGTGAAGGATTTCACGATGAGTTGACCGCCGAACCGGAGGCCTTTGACTTCTGATGAGGGTTTGAATGAGTAAGTTGAGGAGGGTTGGtggtttgtgtgtttgtgtttttgtttctttttgttgttggtggtggtggtggtttcttTTGCATCcataggtggtggtggtggtgatatgtggtggtgataggtggtggtgggggagagagagggggggaggagagagagagagaggttggTGGAAtgggattttttttattttggtggATGTGTGTATTGATTTGTGATAAGATACCAATCTAAAGCTTTTTTATGATTTTCAAAGTAAAAAGGTACACCTTTCTATTAATTCCATTTTTAATGGTTTCTTGAATTTTCAATCATATTTTTGTTTGTATGGAAGTAGAAATGAAAAACATCTATCATTAATATGTAGAGACTTGATATAAGGTAAAAGAAAGTAGCATTTTTGTTATAATTTTATGATAGGGTCACAACTATATTTATagatatgatgatgatgatatgatagtAGTAGGTAATCATCGATTTCATTATTTTAatttgtatgtaaatgaaattatACAGCATACCGTATGCTGTATGATCTATTGGCATCTTGAGGTGAGATAAGAATTTGAGACTAACAGGTCATGAGTTCGATTTTCACAAGGAGAGTTTTCTCATATTTATTAggtttccttctgaattggtgtataggcattatgcctagtggagatggatatgatcaggtggttCTGCTAGTGACACGATGATAATTCAGTAGTTCGTCAGTGATCCATATTTTtcgttaaaaatatatatacatgtatatcaAGTGAATAGCTAACAACTAACAGTTATGAAAGCTCATGCCAAGCTGTCATAACTACCTACTTACAATACATACTCTAATAACTGCAATACATACTTTAACAGATGATACACATGATAATGCCGTACTAGATTAACTTTTATATGCATATTAtcttttgaatattttatttgggAATTGTTGGTAAATTAATAAATTTATGTTGATGCAAGTGTTTAATTTTACTGAACATAATTTTAAAGTAGTTACATAACCGTAACGATCATATAATCATACCTACCATATGTTTGTCATGTTTTTTTATACATTATTAGTATTTCTATCTTGTACTCTTGAacatttatattattaatattgtcACATAAAATTGGTATCTAAATGTGAGAACGTGAAAACATTCCTTGTTAGTTAGTGAAGGGTTATGGCAATCACATGATGAATATTTAGATACGTCTCTTTCATCTTACATACATTTTgtatttttaccctcaaataagTATAGTTAAGGTTTATATTTGTTCAAAGTTTAAATATTAGCTTGCTTTATAAAATTCTACTTATAACAATCGATGATGTAGTGGTGACAATGATCTTTCTACATTTTAAAGGTCATctataataattaattaaaaatggtgatttttttatattttgtaaaCAACGTAAAATATATTAGTGTAGACATAGTCATTAAAGGcgttaggcgcactcaaggcgtaTAGGTCTCGTTTGAGGCCTAGgtgcaaggcgcaaaaaaagcgcggGCCTGTGAAAAATAAGCGCAcaacaaaaaaaaacttaaaatacttTAATATATTAGAAAattaatactattcttcaaataaaataaaactaaagcTATCATATAGCATTTAATATCgtctatttagtaccaaaagttataaaatgctagtattagtgtagaaaaatagtttctgttagataaaagtagaaatctagctggaatcttgccagaatttagagaatttggccggaaactctCCAGAATCTAAGAATCTGGTTGGAATATGCGCATGAACAATCACtcggagaattaaagcgcaattgtcTTGACTTAAGGATATCCGGTGTGGGCTCGGCAAAGTGTTTTGCCGtgcggcaaacaccgccgccgacccTTTGCCGATCCGGTTCCTTTGGTCAGGCGGTGAAGCCATGCCGATGCTGGGACTTGTGTCAAACGGCTATAATGCCATTGGggattaataaaaaaaaatagttttttaacCTTTATAAATAGCACAAATTCATTTCCATTTTCACCAAACAAAATCAACATCCATTTTCACTACATTTCACTCTCAttcttttaaatcttttcaaaaaaaTGGAAGGCTCAAACAAAGGTGAAGGCAAGAAAAAAATGGTAGGGTCCGGTTCGAAGGCGAGGGCTCAAGATAAACGTGGTGGTTCGGGTGGTTCTAGTGTGCCGTTTCATCCCCACCTTGGGTTTGCGAATCAAACTCAACCTCCATTTTATTTTAACCAACCCATGCATCAACCTTTCGGTTATGATACCCAACCCATCCAAAATTGGATGCAACACGGTCCGATGATGGTTCGATCCGGTTATTATGATTACTCCCTGGACACTCAaaatgcttttgacccgtttgcttttCAAACCCCAAGCTCACAATCACCGAGACCTTTTCAAACCCCAAGCTCACAATCACCGAGAGACATACAAGATGACTCCGATGAAGAGTTCGTGCTGGATACCCAAGAAAAATACTTGACCTTGGCGGATGAGCAACGAGAGGCGTTGCGACAAACAATGTACGACAAGGACTTGGAGACGTTTAATCGGCCTACCGACAATGTTCACCCTGCAATGTTGAAAATCACACTCGCTAGAAAACGTGAGATCGCAAAAAAATATGGATGGCCTtgtgatttttagtttttttaaacttagattttatttaaaatgtaatgcttgatttttatttataaaagtttgatgttttttttccattttatcttaaattaaaaaaaaaacagaaaataaaaaaaaaaagtttaccacttcagcaagtgtttaaaccattgccaacacttttcagcaaagttcaaacacttttgactgattgacatggcgTACTCTgattggttgttttttttttgtttgtcacTCTAaggtgtttaaccactccttacaccctaaggCGCAATTGACTTGCCTTGCTTGGAAATTGGGCCTAGGCGTAAGAGACGATGACTTTTAACAACTATGGGTGTACAATGATTTAGTACTCGTTGTTCTCCGGCCTACTAGAAACAATCATGAGCCATATATTGTTGTATCCAACATAAAAACTTGCAAATATATGAAAAATAATCATGATAACACAGTAAAGTATGGTAAAATTACTTAAAAAGCCCAGAAAAATACAAATATTCAAATTGTAATGTCCATAATCTAATACTTGCACGATTGTTGGGCGCAAGAGACGATGACTTTTAACAACTATGGGCGTACAATGATTTAGTACTCGTTGTTCTCCGGCCTACTAGAAACAATCATGAGCCATATATTGTTGTATCCAACATAAAAACTTGCAAACATATGAAAAATAATCATGATAACACAGTAAAGTATGATAAAATTACTTAAAAAAAGCCCAGAAAAATACAAATATTCAAATTGTAATGTAAATAATCTAATACTTGCATGATTGTTGTCGTTTGCTTGCTACTCGCGTCTTATGGTCTTAGTAAATGAATAATAACCCTCGCTACAATGATGGTGATCGTCGTAAAGGTTTACTAAGTGACATTATTTATTACTTTTCGGAATGACTTGCTCTATAAAAAGATAAAACATAAAAGTTAAGATGTATGAATTTTTAGATGATATATGACTCGGTCCCTCATAAAATAGAATTCTTATGCATGGTAGATAATTATCTGCAACTCATAGTTGCGTATCATGACTTTTGGAGACAACAAATATTTTTTTACTGACTAGGATTCGCATTAATTTATATTGTCTTCGTGGATTTAAAAAATGTAAGCTAGATTCTATGGATAAGTTGCCTGCATACCTTGAGGCACAACTAAGGATAAAGTTTAGTATTAAACTgtaaaatatttaaaatgaaaTATTGTggttttaatttataatttatatatcaGGGAAAACTGCATCAATAGGGTGTTTaggattacgttttgaagtgattatttgattattgcgtttgtaaaacataaataatataaaaaagtgtttggataaAAAAGTGATTACCTGTTTCCAAAACACAGTTTGGGAGAAGCATGTACAACGCAAAATCTACtttgaaaacgcataatctacTAAAAAGTGAGTTATTTATAAAGTTCAAATACACAATTTACTAAAAATATTACCATAAAAATACTGAATAAGTTAGGCCAAATTTGAGAATTTCTAAACTTTATTTTACATGGTTAATTTCCCctttaatttataaataaaagaTAATGTAATATCCCCTGTAACAAAATAATGCTTTTACactattaatttatttaataaaaatctcTTTTGTCATCATGACTAAACTAATCTTATCTTAGAAATATTTTCGTTACAATCTATAAGTTAAGGAATTTAATTACACACttttggactgaaatgacaaAAGTGACCTAAACTCATAGACCATTTTGTCATTTTAAACATCACATAAACTAATAACCGGATAAAAAAAAGTAGTGCATTAAAATGTCTGACCCATTTATTGTGATATGAATATGCATCAACAAACACAACCTTCCGGATTATAAAAACATTATGAGGTTTTAAAGAAAGATAACATATGGGACACCAACCAAAAATGGTGGAAAACATTAGTCTTGTGAATAAAGCTGCCAGGTGCCTTGTTGAGCTTTTAATCATTTCACAGGGAGAAAGAGACCTCCCATGTTCATCAGTAGACCAACTCTTTATTCACATGTAGGCCCCACAAGTTATGTCTTTACAAAGAGTATGCTTTTCTTTTTAGTTTTGACACCACAATTGAAAGTGAGACTAGAACAAACTTTGTAATTAACAAACTGTACCCATGAATTAAATGGATTGATTTGATTGCTAATCTATACTAACATTAGGGTGTTGGTTATCTTAGTTTCGGTCGTTGTAGCTCCTTCGGATTATATGTTACAACAACTCTTTCTTAAACAACACGATCGTCATAAAAGTACTTAAGAATTAGACAACTAGTATGTAATGGTACAAACTAAAGTAAAAGGTAACACAAAGATGTTATTTGACTATGTTTCTTTTCTCACAACAATTCGAATATGGAACAACAAAGGTGTATGGTAGCAACATCAGCACAAGCATTTGACACCAATGTATGGTAGCATCATCAGCAAAAGCATTTGACACCAATGAATAATAATATCctgggtatggtggggcgggggttgggggcatgggttgacacgtagAGTtcgagccccccccccccccctcacggccggtgagtgacgtgtccgtggggtatggcggggcgtggctagcccgtGTGGCTTGGCaggtttattaaataaaaattaaaaaatacacaccactttaaaaaaaaagcctaaaattttgattaaattcctaaaaattacaaaattcataaaaattacaaaaagcctaaaaaggattacaaaataataaaaaaaaaccctagagcgttaggtagatttcgaaaAGGGCAAGCTTGTCGaacggcttccgctccttgccccggaactcgatgttcgccaccgccacccggtcttcGTAGCTTATCTCACCGCCCGGGACGCTGTCGTAATAGGCTTTGAAACGAtcgagcttcggtcgtagctcgcgccatttgtGTTGGCACACGTTTAAATTGTGCCGGTCGTTTTCCACGTTATCCCGGTTGCTAGCAAAAGCTTCCGGCCAGTAACGGGTCTCCCcgggttggcggcccttcatTGCGTCAACGACGCTCGTGACAAGAGCTAGCTCTTCCTCATCTGTCCAAGAGGCCATCgatcaagtgtgtgtgtgtagcGGGTCGATCAAGTGTGTTTGGGTTGGGGTAGCGGTGGACaaccggggtggtggcttgggcgttttcagccaacaCACGCCCCATACAAGGTAGCGAATGATACATTTAACAACGATCCATGGTAGGCTATTAGTTGTCTAGGCTAGTAGTTGTctgaaaaaaaattaagaaaCCTTAACGACAACATATATGCAATCTCTAGATGAGTTAAGACGAAATACTAAAGCGCGCCAATAGTGATACGGTATAGTGAATGATCATCTAGTGGTCGTGGTGGGTTGATTGTTCAACATGGTATTTGAAGAACCATAATGTCGTCTGTCAAAGTCTCCAACATACTCTAATTAATCAGCTAACTTTTCTTTTTTTCACACTCACAATACGAAGCAACTAATAGGTTAACTTGAAATTGTGTTTAAAGTTGCGACTTATTTGCTCATACATATTCATCAACTTAAATAATTTTCATGCTTTAGTTTTACATAAACAAATTTTCATGTAGCGTCATATCAGACATCTTCATCAAATCTAGTATGTTTTTTTTAACAACAGACTAACATACTTCTAAATACCCCTGATTCCACATATACCTGCACGTTGCAAGATTTAAACCCTCTATCTCAAAGATAGAGAGAATATATCTTACTACCACACCATGTCCCTCGTTTAAAGTTTGAGATTTCTTTATTCTCGATCAAAAGGCTATAACACAACCATAAAAACTGGAGTAAAAAGTAATTCAAAGATGTTATTTAATATATGTTTCTTTTTTTCATGAATTGCAAAGCATCTACTACAATGGCAAATATATGGCACACTAAAGATAGTAATAACATAACAAAAGGAGGAAAGAATATACTATATTATACTAACCTATAAGCACATTAGTAGCAGCGAGAAAAGTTTTGATGACCAACACTCAAATGTCAAATATGACCAAACCCAAGTCAATTAAGCCCAAAGCGGCCCAACGGATACGTGG
Above is a window of Helianthus annuus cultivar XRQ/B chromosome 14, HanXRQr2.0-SUNRISE, whole genome shotgun sequence DNA encoding:
- the LOC110904736 gene encoding uncharacterized protein LOC110904736; this translates as MDAKETTTTTNNKKKQKHKHTNHQPSSTYSFKPSSEVKGLRFGGQLIVKSFTIRRARPIEILRLLSLPTTHHKPPNTFPSTTAFLPTNFTILAHHAWHTLTLGLGTKKSKVVIFVFESQTMKVAVDRLFPPEIPLGEVNRKLIRGLTGCEMARFKFRKGCITFYVYAVRHKGNIGFSCADDLRVILEYVVALNDFMDHTAMLAMPNQRSINFAPPAAMAH